In one Rhopalosiphum padi isolate XX-2018 chromosome 3, ASM2088224v1, whole genome shotgun sequence genomic region, the following are encoded:
- the LOC132924357 gene encoding dolichyl-phosphate beta-glucosyltransferase, translating to MAAAAVMINNHIGSPLSTITFSELFPFITQIIFGALFLCISIVYWMLYFRTSPCVFQRRTDDEKQFMDENGQQKLFPSLKDECTLDLSVIVPAYNEQDRIRPMLESCLHFLTDVSRKSTFEVIVVSDGSVDGTCDIVMEYVQQYGSDRIRLLKLQENRGKGGAVCLGMQSARGRTLLFADADGATKFEDLDKLETVLHYLAPNDINECANKLHAVVCGSRAHLEIESKAQRSIFRTILMVCFHIHVWLFGVRTIKDTQCGFKLFTRPAARILFDNLHVNGWAFDVEMLYIAEKLKFKLTEIPVNWTEIDGSKIVPVWSWLEMGFDVFKIWFKYRIGSWEIITE from the exons ATGGCAGCGGCCGCGGTAATGATTAATAACCATATTGGCTCGCCGTTATCGACGATCACTTTCAGTGAACTGTTTCCATTCATAACACAAATAATTTTCGGAGCCTTA TTTTTGTGTATATCGATTGTGTACTGGATGTTGTACTTCAGGACATCTCCTTGCGTGTTTCAGCGTAGGACTGACGATGAAAAACAATTCATGGACGAAAACGGTCAGCAAAAACTGTTCCCTAGTCTGAAGGATGAATGCACTTTGGATTTGTCAGTCATAGTGCCTGCGTACAACGAGCAAGACAGGa TAAGGCCTATGCTCGAATCATGCTTGCATTTCTTGACTGACGTTAGTCGAAAGTCGACATTTGAAGTGATTGTTGTTAGTGATGGAAGTGTCGACGGAACATGTGATATTGTTATGGAGTATGTACAACAGTATGGTTCAGATCGAATACGTCTTTTAAAATTACAAGAAAATCGTGGAAAGGGAGGTGCAGTTTGCTTG ggaATGCAAAGTGCACGTGGACGTACATTGTTATTTGCCGATGCTGACGGTGCAACAAAATTTGAAGATTTAGATAAATTAGAAACAGTGTTACACTACTTAGCaccaa aTGATATTAATGAATGTGCTAATAAGTTACATGCGGTTGTGTGCGGCTCACGGGCCCATTTAGAAATAGAATCTAAGGCTCAAAGAAGTATATTTCGTACTATTTTGATGGTGTGCTTTCATATTCATGTCTGGTTATTTGGTGTACGTACTATCAAAGATACACAATGTGGCTTTAAATTATTCACTCGACCAGCTGCAAGaattttgtttgataatttaCACGTTAATGgatg GGCGTTTGATGTAGAAATGTTATACATTGCTgaaaagttgaaatttaaattaactgaaaTACCAGTTAATTGGACAGAGATTGatg gCTCAAAAATAGTTCCTGTTTGGAGTTGGCTGGAAATGGGTTTTGacgtatttaaaatatggtttaaatatCGCATTGGATCATGGGAGATAATAACTGAATAA